A DNA window from bacterium contains the following coding sequences:
- a CDS encoding MFS transporter: MIRLLALRNARLYLTGAALSLFGDTALYLAAGVWVKTLTGSSSAAGLLFFLLGLPSVVAPAAGWLVDRVRRRPLLLLANVATGALVLLLLRVHGRDDVWLIYLVMLGYGASYTIINSAQSALFTVMVPHDLLGHNNAAMQTIGQGLFLIGPLAGAALFAWRGGRFVAVLDALTFAIAAAAIACLRVAEPPPEPKDRHAWIEMAAGIRHIVRTVRLRQLLLAGTLASSVFGFGMTLIFAVVDHGLHRPPAFLGVLMGVLGIGGLVGALTAARVMAVLGEGLSAAAGLLLGAAGSPLLTLGSLPAAFLGVVLWGIGLPWMAVGTSTLVQRTSPPGLQGRVASTTGAVLGTTQLVSIALGAVLVTIIDYRVLVLAMTAVLTAAGLYLVTRREQRARIRLAGASTRP; this comes from the coding sequence ATGATCCGGCTGCTCGCGCTCCGCAACGCGCGATTGTATCTGACCGGCGCCGCCCTGTCACTCTTCGGAGATACCGCGCTGTATCTGGCCGCAGGCGTGTGGGTCAAGACGCTGACCGGAAGCAGCAGCGCCGCGGGACTGCTCTTCTTTCTGCTCGGCCTTCCCTCCGTGGTCGCGCCGGCCGCGGGATGGCTCGTGGACCGCGTGCGCCGGCGGCCGCTGCTGTTGCTGGCGAACGTGGCGACCGGCGCCCTGGTGCTGCTGCTGCTGCGCGTGCACGGCAGGGACGACGTGTGGCTGATCTACCTCGTCATGCTGGGCTACGGGGCGTCGTACACGATCATCAACTCGGCGCAGTCGGCCCTGTTCACCGTCATGGTGCCGCACGACCTCCTGGGTCACAACAACGCGGCGATGCAGACGATCGGGCAGGGCCTGTTTCTCATCGGTCCGCTCGCCGGCGCCGCGCTCTTCGCGTGGCGGGGCGGCCGGTTCGTCGCGGTCCTGGATGCGCTCACGTTCGCGATCGCCGCCGCCGCGATCGCGTGCCTGCGCGTCGCCGAGCCCCCGCCGGAGCCGAAAGACCGCCACGCCTGGATCGAGATGGCCGCCGGCATCCGGCACATCGTCCGCACGGTCCGCCTCCGGCAGCTTCTGCTCGCGGGCACGCTCGCGTCGTCGGTGTTCGGCTTCGGGATGACCCTCATCTTCGCCGTGGTCGATCACGGCCTGCACCGCCCGCCGGCATTCCTGGGCGTGTTGATGGGCGTGCTCGGCATCGGCGGTCTCGTAGGCGCCCTCACGGCGGCGCGGGTCATGGCGGTCCTCGGGGAAGGGCTCAGCGCCGCCGCGGGGCTCCTGCTCGGCGCGGCCGGGTCGCCGCTCCTGACGTTGGGGTCGCTTCCGGCGGCGTTCCTCGGGGTGGTGCTCTGGGGGATCGGCCTGCCCTGGATGGCCGTCGGCACGAGCACCTTGGTACAGCGGACGAGTCCACCGGGCCTTCAAGGCCGCGTGGCGTCCACCACCGGCGCCGTGCTCGGCACGACGCAGCTTGTGTCGATCGCGCTCGGCGCCGTACTGGTCACGATCATCGACTACCGCGTCCTGGTGCTGGCGATGACCGCCGTGCTGACCGCGGCGGGCCTGTATCTCGTGACGCGCCGGGAGCAGCGCGCCCGGATCCGGTTGGCCGGGGCTTCCACCCGGCCGTAG
- a CDS encoding NAD-dependent epimerase/dehydratase family protein, which produces MPAGSNRVFLTGATGFVGGHVLRALRAAGYAVTALVRGADAHVPDAEVVRGDLLRAGDLVPALRDCRYVVHCAALYSFSPRDRGALRTVNVLGTAGLLEAARIAGVERAVVTSSGATVGPARPDGRPATEADWAVHGASSAYHHSKLEQERAALAARVPVILVLPTTPIGPGDWKPTPTGRLIVDFARGRIFAAPPSGGCNVVAIEDVARAHVLALERGRPGERYLVGGANLELAQLWRLLAEVTGRPAPRWRIPYGLALALGWGDEVRCRLQPRAQPRVPLEGVRMSVQRMYVDWSKAARELGYEPQPVRGALERAVAWYRAHGYA; this is translated from the coding sequence TTGCCGGCCGGCAGTAACCGCGTCTTTCTGACCGGCGCGACCGGCTTCGTCGGCGGCCACGTCCTGCGCGCCCTTCGGGCCGCGGGGTACGCCGTCACGGCGCTGGTCCGAGGCGCGGACGCGCACGTGCCGGACGCCGAGGTGGTTCGGGGCGATCTCCTGCGCGCGGGGGATCTCGTCCCGGCCCTGCGCGACTGTCGCTACGTGGTCCACTGCGCCGCCTTGTACTCGTTCTCCCCTCGCGACCGCGGCGCGCTCCGGACGGTCAACGTGCTGGGCACGGCCGGTCTGCTGGAAGCGGCGCGGATCGCGGGCGTCGAGCGGGCGGTCGTCACGTCCAGCGGGGCCACCGTGGGCCCGGCCCGGCCGGACGGCCGGCCGGCGACGGAAGCCGACTGGGCGGTTCACGGTGCATCCTCCGCCTACCACCACTCCAAACTGGAGCAGGAGCGGGCCGCGCTGGCCGCGCGGGTACCGGTGATCCTGGTGCTCCCCACGACGCCGATCGGCCCCGGCGATTGGAAGCCGACGCCGACCGGCCGGTTGATCGTCGACTTCGCGCGCGGGCGCATCTTTGCCGCACCGCCGTCCGGGGGCTGCAATGTCGTTGCGATTGAAGACGTTGCGCGCGCCCACGTCCTGGCGCTCGAGCGCGGCCGTCCGGGAGAGCGATACCTGGTCGGCGGGGCCAATCTGGAACTCGCCCAATTGTGGCGCCTGCTGGCCGAGGTCACGGGACGGCCGGCACCGCGGTGGCGCATCCCGTACGGCCTCGCCCTGGCACTCGGGTGGGGCGACGAGGTGCGGTGCCGGCTTCAGCCGCGCGCCCAGCCGCGCGTGCCGCTGGAAGGCGTCCGCATGTCGGTGCAGCGCATGTACGTCGACTGGTCGAAGGCCGCCCGCGAGCTCGGGTACGAGCCGCAGCCGGTGCGCGGCGCGCTCGAACGCGCGGTGGCGTGGTACCGCGCGCATGGTTACGCCTAG